The following are from one region of the Corylus avellana chromosome ca1, CavTom2PMs-1.0 genome:
- the LOC132171372 gene encoding uncharacterized protein LOC132171372 codes for MVAKHTGHSVVHLFVVSFGEGVVDEEDEEDEDEDRGRVDLKDPWWRDRTSDDEDLFDVDLDDIDSGARPSNTKPNSQEEEQDGDERGVEEGEDDIGDEHDNDEGEGDRGDEHGNDEGEGEDDRSDHHGNDGGDAGVNGGEGGNSSHNLKTSCDGDDDDDDDDDNSEMARSDILESPVISDEDCETHSAGAVDFHAMDLVDPVIKLEMKFTNIQMFREAMRVYNVKRGNDVKFTKNETMRCVAVCRDAKCNYKVYGRKMPDEESFQEKWRVDVNLSMIYRARRKAKQRLYGNLEDQYGRLWDYCETLRHTNSGSCVVMKVDRPNLILPPKFGRLYVCLAAMKKGFLEGCRPIIGVDGCFIKGPFKGQLLSAVGRDGNNNMYPIAFAVVEAEVKDSWIWFLETLVSDLGTHARHARPTFISDRQKGLMPAFEVVMPMVDHRICVRHLYSNFRDIGGHRGLALKEQLWSTASSYTEYELNDHMEELKKMNEAAYEYLSQIDPSTWSRAWFSDYPKCDLLVNNICECVNSNILKARDKPILTMFEMIRKKLMRRYQAKREGIEKLTEKLIPRIASKLEEIGLQAVDCIAQYAGDSMFEVTCPDNRQYVVDLGRRRCGCRQWEITRIPCPHAVAAVLYDCGDPEDYV; via the exons ATGGTTGCTAAGCACACTGGTCATAGCGTAGTTCACTTATTCGTTGTTTCTTTCGGGGAGGGTGtagttgatgaagaagatgaggaggatgaagatgaggacAGAGGGAGAGTTGACCTTAAAGACCCTTGGTGGCGTGATAGGACTAGTGATGATGAAGATCTTTTTGATGTAGATCTTGATGACATTGATAGTGGGGCTAGACCATCAAATACAAAACCAAATAGTCAGGAAGAGGAACAGGATGGGGATGAAAGAGGTGTTGAAGAGGGTGAGGATGATATAGGTGATGAACATGATAATGACGAGGGTGAGGGTGATAGAGGTGATGAACATGGTAATGATGAGGGTGAGGGTGAAGATGATAGAAGTGATCATCATGGTAATGATGGGGGAGATGCTGGTGTTAACGGAGGTGAAGGAGGCAACAGTAGCCATAATTTGAAGACATCTTGTGACGgcgacgatgatgatgatgatgacgatgacaACTCCGAAATGGCTAGGAGTGATATACTTGAGTCGCCAGTCATCAGTGATGAAGATTGTGAAACACATTCTGCAGGTGCAGTAGATTTTCATGCTATGGATCTAGTGGATCCAGTCATTAAACTTGAGATGAAATTCACAAACATTCAAATGTTTAGGGAAGCTATGAGGGTGTACAATGTGAAGAGGGGAAATGATGTCAAATTTACgaaaaatgaaacaatgagATGTGTAGCGGTATGCAGGGATGCCAAATGTAATTACAAGGTATATGGAAGGAAGATGCCTGATGAAGAATCATTTCAG GAGAAATGGCGTGTTGATGTGAACCTAAGTATGATATACAGAGCTAGGAGGAAGGCCAAACAAAGATTGTATGGGAATCTTGAGGACCAATATGGGAGGTTGTGGGACTATTGTGAAACCTTGAGGCATACTAACAGTGGAAGTTGCGTTGTGATGAAAGTTGACAGACCAAACCTAATTTTGCCTCCAAAATTTGGAAGACTATATGTTTGTTTGGCAGCCATGAAGAAAGGCTTTTTGGAGGGTTGCAGGCCGATCATTGGGGTAGATGGGTGCTTCATAAAAGGACCATTCAAGGGCCAACTCCTTTCTGCAGTTGGAAGGGATGGgaacaacaacatgtacccaATTGCCTTTGCGGTTGTCGAAGCCGAGGTTAAAGACAGCTGGATCTGGTTCCTTGAAACCCTTGTCTCTGATCTTGGTACCCATGCCAGGCATGCTAGGCCTACATTCATTTCAGATCGACAGaag ggtCTAATGCCAGCTTTTGAGGTTGTTATGCCCATGGTTGATCACAGGATATGTGTTAGGCATTTATATTCCAACTTTAGAGACATTGGGGGGCATCGAGGGTTGGCACTGAAGGAACAGTTGTGGTCTACAGCATCTTCATACACAGAATATGAATTGAATGATCATATGGAAgagttgaagaagatgaatgaaGCTGCATATGAATATTTGAGTCAGATTGACCCTAGTACATGGTCTAGGGCATGGTTTAGTGACTACCCAAAGTGCGACCTCCTAGTCAACAACATCTGTGAGTGTGTCAActcaaatattttgaaggctCGTGACAAGCCCATCTTGACCATGTTTGAGATGATAAGGAAGAAGCTGATGCGGAGATATCAAGCTAAGAGGGAAGGGATAGAGAAGTTGACTGAGAAGTTAATCCCCAGGATTGCTTcaaagttggaagaaattgGGTTACAAGCAGTAGACTGCATTGCACAGTATGCTGGTGATTCTATGTTTGAAGTTACTTGTCCAGATAATAGACAATATGTGGTAGACCTTGGCAGAAGGAGGTGTGGTTGTAGGCAGTGGGAAATTACTAGAATCCCATGTCCCCATGCAGTGGCTGCTGTACTCTATGATTGTGGGGACCCTGAAGATTATGTTTGA